In Streptomyces seoulensis, the following are encoded in one genomic region:
- a CDS encoding beta-ketoacyl-ACP synthase III encodes MHGSRIAAIGHYQPAKVLTNEDLARMVDTSDEWITSRVGIHTRHIAGPDEPVDELAAHAAAKALAAAGLAPGDIDLVLVATSTAIDRSPNTAARVAARLGIPEPAAMDVNVVCAGFTHALATADHTVRAGAATRALVIGADKMSEVTDWTDRTTCVLVGDGAGAAVVEACAPGEEAGIGPVLWGSVPEMGNAVRIEGTPPRFAQEGQSVYRWATTQLPPIARRACEKAGVDPAELAAVVLHQANLRIIEPLAQKIGAVNAVVARDVTESGNTSAASIPLALSKLIEQGAVRTGDPALLFGFGGNLSYAGQVIRCP; translated from the coding sequence ATGCACGGCTCGCGTATCGCCGCGATCGGCCACTACCAGCCCGCCAAGGTGCTCACCAACGAGGACCTGGCGCGCATGGTCGACACCAGCGACGAGTGGATCACCAGCCGGGTCGGCATCCACACCCGGCACATCGCGGGCCCCGACGAACCGGTGGACGAGCTGGCCGCGCACGCCGCCGCCAAGGCCCTGGCCGCGGCCGGGCTCGCCCCCGGCGACATCGACCTGGTGCTGGTCGCCACCTCCACCGCGATCGACCGCTCCCCTAACACCGCCGCCCGGGTCGCGGCCCGGCTGGGCATTCCCGAGCCCGCCGCGATGGACGTCAACGTGGTGTGCGCCGGCTTCACCCACGCGCTGGCCACCGCCGACCACACGGTACGGGCGGGCGCCGCGACGCGTGCGCTGGTGATCGGCGCGGACAAGATGTCCGAGGTCACCGACTGGACCGACCGCACCACTTGCGTCCTGGTCGGCGACGGCGCGGGCGCGGCGGTGGTCGAGGCGTGCGCGCCGGGGGAGGAGGCCGGGATCGGGCCGGTGCTGTGGGGTTCGGTGCCGGAGATGGGCAACGCGGTACGGATCGAGGGCACGCCGCCGAGGTTCGCGCAGGAGGGGCAGAGCGTGTACCGCTGGGCCACCACCCAGCTCCCGCCGATCGCCCGGCGGGCCTGCGAGAAGGCCGGCGTCGACCCGGCCGAGCTGGCGGCGGTCGTCCTGCACCAGGCCAACCTGCGGATCATCGAGCCGCTGGCGCAGAAGATCGGCGCGGTGAACGCGGTCGTGGCCCGCGATGTCACCGAGTCCGGCAACACCTCCGCCGCGAGCATCCCGCTCGCCCTCTCCAAGCTGATCGAACAGGGCGCCGTCCGCACCGGCGACCCGGCCCTCCTGTTCGGCTTCGGCGGCAACCTCTCCTACGCCGGCCAGGTGATCCGCTGCCCCTGA